The segment CGAGCCGCGCACGTCGTTCAACGAGCCGACGGTCGTCCTCGTGGCGTCGGACGGTGAGTCCATCCGCCGTCGGGTCGAGTCGCCCAAGGCGGCCGCCGACCTCGCCCGCAAGCTGGCGATCCCCGTCTACGACGCCAACCGGGTGGGGTACCCGCAGCGCATGCGCGACTACGCCGTGCGCAAGCAGGCCCGCGACACCGGTCGGGCGCGCTCGTCCGCGCCGGGCCCGCGTCGCTCCACGCCCGGTGGCTCCACGGCGCCGGCGCCGTCGGGCCCGCGTCCGCTCTCGCCGCGCGAGCGCGACGCGATCGCCACCCTCCAGGTGTCGGCCGACGTCACGGGCGACGCCACCGTCCGCCCCGACGACGAGGTGCTCCGTCGCTGGTGGAAGCAGGCGCGTGCCCGCTCCCACCCCGACCGCCGCGGTGGCGACCGCAGCGAGTGGGACGAGGTCGAGCAGGCCGCCCGCACCCTCGGCCTCGCCGGCGACTGACCCGCACGCCTCAGTCGGCGTGCTCGGGGGGCCAGACGACCGTGAACCGCTCGAAGACGACCTCGACGTGGTCGACATCGGCGTCGTCGGCCAGCCCGAGTCCGCGCGCCACGTAGCGGCGGTGCTCCCGCAGCCAGGAGTCACGGGTGCGGTCGTCCTCGCCCTCGTCCCATGCGAAGACGTCGTCGACGGAGTCGAGCCGTCCCGAGCGCACGTCGGTGGTGCGCAGCACGACGCGTGACCGCCCGGAGCCGTCCTCCACCACCCAGTGGCCGCCCAGCACGACGGGCTCGTCGGGGTCGGGCAGTCCGCAGGTGGCCCGCTTCGGGCCGTGGAGCACGTAGTCGAGGAGCCGGTCCGCCATCGCGGCCGAGCTGCCGAACGGTCCGACGGCGGGCACCTCGTCGCGGTGCTGCGGGTGCGCGGCGACGTAGGCGGCCCAGAGCGGATCGTCGCTCACGACCAGCCCGCCTCGTCGAGTGCGCCCGGGACCTCGACGTCGGGCGACGCGTCGTACGGGGTCCGGGTGAACGCGAACGTGGCGAGGTCCAGCTGGACGGGCCGGCCGTCGGCGTCGCGGCGCACCGTGAGCCGCTCGTTCTCGTAGTAGCCCTCGAGACCGACCCACGCACCGTCGGCGGTGGAGGCGAAGCGCGCACCGCGGCCCTGCCCGGGCTCGCCGAGGACGAGCCGGTCCCCGTCGAGCCGGACGGTGTAGCGGGACGTCCCCCAGAACCAGTCACCCACGAGGTCGAGCCTCTCCCGCTGGGCAGTCGCACGGCGCCACGGCGGCGAGGCGACCGGCTCGCGATCGCGCACGAGGTCCAGCAGGTCGGTCCCGACCGGGCCCAGACCCGAGGTGGTGTTGGCCAGCACCACGACGCCGTCGCCTGACTCGACGTCGACGCGCAGCGAGGCCAGGAAGCCCGGCATGGATCCGCCGTGGCCGACGTACCGGCGGCCCGCGACGTTCCAGACCTGCCACCCGAGCGCGTGGGCGCCTGTCCACGGCTGTCCGGTGACGTCGCTCACCGCGACGGGCCGGAGCATCTCGCGCAGCGTGGCGTCATCGAGCAGCCCGGCGGTGTGGCCGGCGGCGAAGGCGGCCCACCGGGCCAGGTCCTCGGCGCTGGACCAGAGCTGGCCGGCCGGGGCCAGGGCGGCGGCGTCGTGCTCGGGCTCGACGTGCGCCAGGTCGGCGAACGGGTGGACCGCGAGTCCGGGGGCGGCGTCGTCGGTCGGCCGGTGGCTGGTGGCCACCATGCCGAGGGGATCGAGCAGGTCCTCGTGCACGGTGTCGTGCCAGGGCCGACCCCGCAGCCGGGAGACGAGCTCGCCGAGCACGCCGAAGCCGGTGTTGGAGTAGTGGAAGCGGGTGCCGGGCGTGAACAGCAGGCGCGGTCCCGACGCCAGCAGCTCGTCCCAGGCCTGGCCGGGCGTCCGCTCCCACCACGGTCCGTTGGTCTCGGCCTGCAGGCCCGACGTGTGGCTCAGGAGCTGGGCGACCCTGACCGGTAGGTCGGTGCCGCTCGCCGCCCGGGGCCCGTCACCCCCGCCGAGCTCCGGCAGGTGGTCGCCGATCCGGTCGTTCAGGTCGAGCAGGCCGGCGTCGCGCAGCTGCAGCACCTGGGTGCCGACGAACGTCTTGGTGATGGACCCGATCCGGTACTGGGTCCGCGGCGTGGCGAGCGGGGAGTCCGCCTTGCCGTCGAGGTGGCCGGCCGCACCGCTCCACACCACCGCACCTCCGCGCACGACGGCCGCGGTGACCGAGGGGACGCGGCGGCGGACCTGCTCCTCGGCGAGACGGGCGTCGAGCGCGCGCCGGGTGCCCTCCAGCAGTGGTCCGTCGTCGGTGGCGGGTCGGTCCTCAGGCACCGGCGGCGGCCAGGTCGCTCGCCAGACGCACGAGCGTGCGGACCGACACCCCGGTCCCGCCCGACGGCGTGTAGCCGT is part of the Aeromicrobium sp. Leaf245 genome and harbors:
- a CDS encoding ASCH domain-containing protein, which encodes MSDDPLWAAYVAAHPQHRDEVPAVGPFGSSAAMADRLLDYVLHGPKRATCGLPDPDEPVVLGGHWVVEDGSGRSRVVLRTTDVRSGRLDSVDDVFAWDEGEDDRTRDSWLREHRRYVARGLGLADDADVDHVEVVFERFTVVWPPEHAD
- a CDS encoding serine hydrolase, producing the protein MPEDRPATDDGPLLEGTRRALDARLAEEQVRRRVPSVTAAVVRGGAVVWSGAAGHLDGKADSPLATPRTQYRIGSITKTFVGTQVLQLRDAGLLDLNDRIGDHLPELGGGDGPRAASGTDLPVRVAQLLSHTSGLQAETNGPWWERTPGQAWDELLASGPRLLFTPGTRFHYSNTGFGVLGELVSRLRGRPWHDTVHEDLLDPLGMVATSHRPTDDAAPGLAVHPFADLAHVEPEHDAAALAPAGQLWSSAEDLARWAAFAAGHTAGLLDDATLREMLRPVAVSDVTGQPWTGAHALGWQVWNVAGRRYVGHGGSMPGFLASLRVDVESGDGVVVLANTTSGLGPVGTDLLDLVRDREPVASPPWRRATAQRERLDLVGDWFWGTSRYTVRLDGDRLVLGEPGQGRGARFASTADGAWVGLEGYYENERLTVRRDADGRPVQLDLATFAFTRTPYDASPDVEVPGALDEAGWS